From a region of the Alnus glutinosa chromosome 1, dhAlnGlut1.1, whole genome shotgun sequence genome:
- the LOC133865580 gene encoding probable pectate lyase 5 has translation MAIPVLITLFLLLALNLAQTSISSPVQDPELVVQEVHKSINASRRSLGYLSCGTGNPIDDCWRCDPNWEKNRQRLADCSIGFGKHAIGGRDGKIYVVTDSGDDNPVNPKPGTLRYAVIQDEPLWIIFKSSMMIKLKEELIMNSFKTIDGRGANVHIAGGPCITIQYVTNVIIHGLNIHDCKQGGNAYVRDSPSHYGWRTVSDGDGISIFGGSHVWVDHCSLSNCRDGLIDAIHGSTAITISNNYMTHHNKVMLLGHSDSYTKDKDMQVTIAFNHFGEGLVQRMPRCRHGYFHVVNNDYSHWEMYAIGGSAAPTINSQGNRFLAPNDRYNKEVTKHESAAQSEWKKWNWRSEGDMMLNGAFFTPSGAGASSSYARASSLGARSSTLVSTITAGAGALGCKKGARC, from the exons ATGGCAATTCCAGTACTGATCACTCTTTTCTTACTCTTGGCTCTTAATCTAGCTCAAACCTCCATATCCTCACCAGTTCAAGACCCAGAACTAGTAGTACAAGAAGTACACAA GAGCATCAATGCGTCTAGGAGAAGCTTAGGCTATCTCTCTTGTGGGACTGGGAATCCCATCGACGATTGCTGGAGGTGCGACCCGAATTGGGAGAAAAACCGCCAGCGCCTGGCGGATTGTTCAATTGGGTTTGGAAAGCATGCCATTGGCGGAAGGGATGGAAAAATATATGTGGTGACGGACTCCGGTGACGACAACCCTGTGAACCCCAAACCAGGCACTCTTAGGTACGCGGTGATCCAAGACGAGCCACTGTGGATCATTTTCAAAAGCAGCATGATGATCAAGCTGAAGGAGGAGCTGATCATGAATTCGTTCAAGACGATCGACGGCCGTGGCGCAAACGTGCACATTGCGGGGGGGCCATGCATTACTATACAGTACGTGACCAACGTTATTATCCATGGCTTGAACATACATGACTGCAAGCAAGGCGGGAATGCTTATGTGAGGGACTCTCCTAGCCATTATGGGTGGAGGACTGTATCGGACGGTGACGGAATTTCGATCTTCGGTGGAAGCCACGTGTGGGTGGATCATTGCTCCTTGTCGAATTGCCGTGATGGGCTGATTGATGCCATTCATGGATCCACGGCGATAACCATCTCTAACAATTATATGACCCACCATAACAAGGTCATGCTCTTGGGCCACAGTGACTCCTACACAAAAGACAAAGACATGCAGGTCACCATAGCCTTCAACCATTTTGGAGAAGGGCTTGTGCAAAGGATGCCAAG ATGTAGGCATGGTTATTTCCATGTGGTGAACAATGACTACTCCCACTGGGAAATGTATGCAATTGGTGGCAGCGCTGCTCCAACTATAAACAGCCAAGGCAACAGATTTCTTGCTCCCAATGACAGATACAACAAGGAG GTCACTAAACACGAGAGTGCAGCACAGAGCGAGTGGAAGAAATGGAATTGGAGGTCGGAAGGAGACATGATGTTGAACGGTGCATTCTTCACTCCTTCTGGGGCCGGAGCATCTTCTAGTTACGCCAGGGCATCGAGCTTGGGTGCAAGATCATCTACGCTCGTCAGTACAATCACAGCCGGAGCGGGTGCACTTGGGTGCAAGAAGGGCGCGCGTTGCTGA